The sequence TTGTGAAGATAATTGCATGTTATTTTGGAAAGAAGATCGCGAGTTGATGGCGTGTCGGTTTTGTGGAAAAGATAGATATCACCAGAAGAACCATGGAAAAGGGAAAAGGCGTCCAAAACAGAGAATGTTCTATTTGCCTATTACGGAGAGGTTGAAGCGTCTTTACCAACAAGAGGCTACTGCATCACAAATGCGATGGCACGCAGAACATGAGTCGCCAGAAGGAGAAATGCACCACCCTTCTGATGCAGCAGCGTGGAAGCATTTTAACAAGGTATATCCTGATTTCGCTGCGGAAAGTCGAAATGTTTATCTAGGATTAGCAACAGATGGATTTAATCCAGTGGGTATGAGCGGTGAATCCCACTCGGTCTGGCCCGTCATCGTAACCCCATATAACCTACCTCCTGGTATGTGTATGAAAagagaatatttctttttatcagtaCTAGTTCCTGGGCCAAGGCATCCAAAGAAGAGCATTGATATCTATCTGCAGCCGTTAATTGAAGAACTAAAAAGTTTGTGGAGCGATGGAGTCGAAGCCTATGATGTCTCGAAGAAGCaaaattttacgatgcgagccgCACTAATGTGGACAATTAATGACTTTCCCGCTTACGGCATGATGTCCGGATGGATGACTCATGGCCgtttagcttgtccatattgtcttgatGATACAAAGTCTTTTTGGTTGCAACATGGAAGGAAGCATAGCTGGTTTGACTGCCATAGAATGTTCTTGCCTAGGAAGCATCCTTACAGAAGAAATGTCCAAGCTTTTCGAAAGGGGCAGACGgtaactgatgatcctccaccATGGTTGACGGGAGAAGAAATTCTTCGCGAAAGAATCAACAACATCGAAGGACTGAAGGAAACGGTCGATTGTGGAGGAAATGGACACGAGAAACCTGCAAGCACTATAAACGGCTACGGCAAAGACCACAATTGGGTGAAGAAAAGTATCTTTTGGGAGTTGCCGTATTGGGAAAACCTGCTTCTTCGTCATAACCTGGACTTCATGCACGTTGAGAAAAATTTCTTCGATAATCTTATCAACACGGTGCTTAATGTTCccgggaagacaaaagataatgcAAAGTCGAGGATGGATCTACCTGATTTATGCAGACGGTCTGAGTTACATATGAAGGATGATGGAACGATGCCAGTCCCGATATTCCGGTTGTCGAAGGAGGATAAAAAAGAATTTCTGCGATGGttgaaaaatgatataaaatttccAGATGGATACGCTTCAAAGTTTAGTAGGTGTATAGACGAGACGAATAGCAAGATTTCAGGTCTgaaaagtcatgattgtcaCGTCATTATGCAGCGACTTCTCCCATTCGCGTTTAAGGAATTACTTCCCAAAAGTGTTCACATTGCCATTTCAGGTacataatcttaataattaGTTTGATATGTGTTATGATTTCTAACtcctattatttttttgtagagaTAGCACTCTTCTTTCGTGATATATCTGCGAAGATACTTAAGCACGAAGATGTTGccattttgaaagaaaacattGCGGTGAAGCTTTGCAATTTGGAGAAGATTTTTCCACCTTCGTTCTTCGATGTTATGGAACATCTGACCGTACATTTAGCAGACGAAGCTGCTTTAGGTGGTCCAGTGCaatatagatggatgtatccttTTGAGCGATACATGTACCATCTGAAaaagaaagttaaaaataaGGCACACATTGGAGGTTCCATCGTTGCACAATATGTGAATGAGGAAATATCTACCGCTTCTGCTAACTTCTTTGGTAATCCACAAGTGGTACCTGAGGTTCCACTTCCCGGAGAAGTTCGGTTTACATATCAATATCCAGATGTGCCTAACTTTTTTTATCACGAAGGTCGGGTTAGTGGAAAATCTGAAGAGAAATGGCTAACCGATGATGACTACACCGTCCTCCAGACTTTTCTGATGCTCAATTGTGATACATTCGAACCCTACGAaaggtactttgattttttttcttggttattGTTTTAGAATATCTGAAGTTATAATCTCTTAAAAAAATTCACAGGATGTTCGAGGAGTTTGTGATGGAGAGAAACCCGTATATGTCTGGTAATGACCTACAAATACTGAAAGACCAACAATTTGCCGAATGGGTGAAAAACTATGTGAGTTTCCGAgattatttgatttataatttgaatGAAACTTATCAATTAtagatataaattaaattaacagGTTGTGCAAGCGAGTAACACATATGAGTTTCCGATGTGGATGTTGGATTTTGTACAAGGTCCGCAACGTAAGTATAAATCTTGGCCGATTTACCATTCACGTGGCTACTGCTTCCACACACATAGCCATGGACAAGATAAGAAAACCCAACATTACGGTATCCAAGTTCGTGGAACCACAGATACTGACTATTACGGTTTGATCGAGGAGATAATGATGGTTGAGTATTTTGGTTCTGTTGGACTGAAGGCCATGGTTTTTAAATGTAAGTGGTTTGATACAACTGAAGGTCGGggaattcgaaaacataattcAGGAATCGTTGATGTGTCTCCGCGCTGGCAGTATGAGAAATATGATCCATTTATCTTATCTGGTAATTGTGATCAAGTTTGTTTTATTCCTTATCCGCGGGTACGACATACATCAGCCAACGATTGGTGGGCATGTACAAAAGTTATGCCTAGAGGGGTTCGAGAAACGTCTGAGGATGCTCTTGTTGCGTTACAAGATGATACACACAACCAAGTTGTTGCACGGAGCGTGATGGTGCGCATTGAGACGTATGTTGTCGAAGATGATTCAGATTATGAATCCACGCCAAATGTTCCTGCTAATGACGAATACATTTCAGAAGATGAATTAGACGAGGCTTGTACTGATTCGGATTCTGAATCTGATTCAAGTTCTTAGTAAGTTTGTTgtttatgaagtttttaaaaattgtaatataaaTAAGTAATCACTTGGTAATTTGTAGTTTatgaagtttaaaatttttgtaatataaataagtaatttatgaagttttaaaatttatgaagttttaaatttatgaatttttttaatttgtaatatataataagtGGTGGCATGCGTTCATTGTAAGTGCTTCTTTCCCTCTCTTTTTCCCTTTCTCAGCTATAAGTAACAATCAGTGTTTAACTCTAATgacttatattatgtttttttgcaGCAACACTACTACTGGGAGGACCAATTCCATGATGAAATCTACTTGAAATGGAAGAAACAAACTCAGGTTACCGTCTGTGGCCGCATCAGCCAGAAAAGGAGAGATAACCGGCAACCTTCCTACATGTCAGACGCTCACTGGGCAACAATGGTTGAGAAGTACAACACTGAGCAAGCGAAAAAGAAGAGTGCAAAAGCTGCAAAATCTCGTAAGTCTGCTCCAGTTGGGAAGAAGATGCACAAGCACGGTGCAGGCCCACGCTGTTTCCTTAACATTCAGTATAATATGGTAAGTTTTGCCTTgagtttattttcttaattttttttgcctTAACTGTTGTCTAACTTCCATCTGTTTCCTTTCTTATAGATGGTTGATGAAGGTTTGGATGAACCACCTTCATACACAGCCCTTGCGAGGAAGACTCACACGGGTAAAGACGGCTCCTTCTTAGACGAACGTACAGAGGAGCTGGTGCTGGAGGTTGAGGAAGCCGTTGAAGAGATGTTACAAGATGGATCTCCACATGGCGACAGTCAAACCGACTCCACTGCTGCTTCAAATGCAAAGCGCTACCTTCTCAACCAAGAATACATCAAGGTCATCTCTTCTCTCAtcctcattttatttatttcagctTACTGGAAATGCTTGtgttgtttaatttaattattggaAATGCTTGTGACTGTCTTAGTTAGTTATTGGAAATGCTTGTGACTGTCCTAGTTAGTTATGTTGCTTGTGACTGTCTTACTTAGTTATTGGAAATGCTTGTGACTGTCTTACTTAGTTATTGGAAATGCttgattatgattatttttCCTTTCCTTTTGCAGAGAGGAAAGACAAAGAAGGGCACAATCTATGGCCTTGACAGTGCTCAGTACAAGAACAGCAGTCCTTCTGTGCCAATTCCTGTCTCACTCAAGCGCAACCTTGACGTGGATATGCGCATGTCTGGCTTCGAGACCACCATTTCTGAAGTCAAGGAAGACATTGCTGGAGTCAAGGAAGATTTCACTGCTTTGAAGACAGAGATCAATGCTTTCAAGACTGAAGTCACAGGGGGGATGTCTGCAAGCCAAGCAACTCTCAACATTATTCTGCAAACTCTCCAATCTCAAGCTTCCACTCCTGCCTCAACTGCACAACCATTTCAGCCTCAAGCTCAGCCCCAAGCTCCAGTTCAATCTCATCATCAGCCACAACCTCAAGCTCAGTCTACGGCTCCACCACAACATCTCTCGACCAATACCCATTCTGATTTAGATAGGTGGTGCCAAGAACTTGATATGTAAGGTTTGATCAGTTCATGTATTAAGCTACAATATTTTGTGTACTTTGGTTCAAATTCATGGATCTTTTGAATGTTTGAATGTTTGAAACTTCAACTCTTATGTAATATATTTCGGTTTCAATGATATTATGACTTTCTATTCGCATATagcattttatataaatttcaaatttgttttttataattgattttaattttttttttataattggttaaacTAGCCACAAAATGTTTCGTCAGTAAAACGTAGCATATGTTACGAAAGAAACCGTGGCAAAACCGTGCCTGTTGCTACATTATATTTCGTATCAAATCGTAGCAAGTTACTGAAATCGTGGCAAGCGTTGCCACGAAAACTTTCATAGCAAAACGTGGCACTTTGCTACGATTTTTGATACGCGCTTTTTTTGCTACGCTCGTATACGTACGTTTTACGTTTCGTAGCATTTCGTGGTTTCTGCTCCGTATAGCCACGAAATCTTGGTCATAGCCACGAAAATTAACGTGGCTGTAGCGATGTTTTTTACTAGTGTAATTtcttattataataattatataaacaaaacaatcgaTTACTATACCTATTTTCCTTTAAGAAAACTATAGCTCGGAATGGTAACATCGGATTGAGCGGTGCAGGACAAGCGGTTTGACTGCGGTGCGGTTCTgacagttataaaaacgtatagatatatggtatatgtaaagatttttgttaatgttaactgcggtgcggtgCGAGACGGATGTTACCATTCGAAGCCTATGTCCAACGGTCTATTATATTGTCTTTTGAAGAGTTTAtgaacttttgttgttgttaatcAGTATAACTGATGATAAATctcaattttgaaattaaattataaatcttcTACTTCAGAATTTTTAATGAACTATTAATCAAACTATTAGACCAATACGATTTATATACACAAATTATTTAATCCATCTTACCTTTTAATCAAATAGTTGCACTTCAAGCAGTGGCATAGATAGCTTATAATTATATGGATCATATAGGGTTAGTGTTGGACAAATAAACCAAATCTGAAAATCTGAATAAAATCCGacccgataaaaatgaatctgaaccgaattaaatcaaacataaatacTGAATGAATCTTATTCTACGGTATTTCAGATTATGAGTTTTACCCGAACCCGAATTGATATCTAAAAACATGAAAAgtttaaaatctcaaaatacTCATATCTAACCAAGCTCAATCACaaataaatatccaaatatatatttttggtactTGGTTAGTATtgctatttttatgttttgacacTTGCATTTGAAGTTGAGTTatgaatatatttgtttttgaaattttaaaaacattgtcttatttttcaaaaacgttgtcttattttgaagtttaaataatgttttgttACGTTTATAGAGTTATTAGTTTCAActtgtatatgtatttctccTCTTAACAACAAATTTGAATCAGCCACCAAGTTTTTACTAGTGTAAATTGTTTATATTTGCCTAGTTTGTAAACtaaaatgtgtatttttaaataacaaaaaagtaTTTGCATAACTGAAAACTTGAAGTTGAAACAGGTTCATCTGGGTTTATGATGTGTTACTATATCTGAACCGAACCTAAGAAAGTTCGAACGGAATCCGAactgaattttgaaaatagccTAATATGGTCAAATTCAAGCTCCCAAAAACTGAAACTCAATTGAACTcaaaccgaatccgaatggatatccgaatccAAACGTACATATGACCCTAAAGATTTTCGTAAGAGAATTActtctatttattaaaaaagaaatctGATGCGATATTAAAAGTTTTAACTTATTGACCCTTTGTAAGAGGTAGTCATTATCACATTGACCTCAGTAAAACAATAAGCTGCCGCTGGCGTCAAGGTGATTGCATACAATTAAATGGAAGGTTTAATATGATTCTATACTATCTTTATCTTTATATTAAGAAACTTTGGTCCATTCCTTAGAGAAGCTTCCATTTTAATACTTACAACTTGTTCGATTCCTtggaaacatttttttattcacCTTCTAGTTGAATAATCTTAGGGTTAATTATGAAGATAACGCATTACATTACCAATCAT is a genomic window of Brassica napus cultivar Da-Ae chromosome A2, Da-Ae, whole genome shotgun sequence containing:
- the LOC125585084 gene encoding uncharacterized protein LOC125585084, which gives rise to MGDEARYVGGPYEENIPGGDFGSTEIPENLMEEPNEEQYEEGVFEAFEAANQPLYDGCVEGISQLYLASRLMKVKTDHNLAESCMDELSQTFRDVLPQPNIAPESYYEMKKLTKSLGLPVVKIDICEDNCMLFWKEDRELMACRFCGKDRYHQKNHGKGKRRPKQRMFYLPITERLKRLYQQEATASQMRWHAEHESPEGEMHHPSDAAAWKHFNKVYPDFAAESRNVYLGLATDGFNPVGMSGESHSVWPVIVTPYNLPPGMCMKREYFFLSVLVPGPRHPKKSIDIYLQPLIEELKSLWSDGVEAYDVSKKQNFTMRAALMWTINDFPAYGMMSGWMTHGRLACPYCLDDTKSFWLQHGRKHSWFDCHRMFLPRKHPYRRNVQAFRKGQTVTDDPPPWLTGEEILRERINNIEGLKETVDCGGNGHEKPASTINGYGKDHNWVKKSIFWELPYWENLLLRHNLDFMHVEKNFFDNLINTVLNVPGKTKDNAKSRMDLPDLCRRSELHMKDDGTMPVPIFRLSKEDKKEFLRWLKNDIKFPDGYASKFSRCIDETNSKISGLKSHDCHVIMQRLLPFAFKELLPKSVHIAISEIALFFRDISAKILKHEDVAILKENIAVKLCNLEKIFPPSFFDVMEHLTVHLADEAALGGPVQYRWMYPFERYMYHLKKKVKNKAHIGGSIVAQYVNEEISTASANFFGNPQVVPEVPLPGEVRFTYQYPDVPNFFYHEGRVSGKSEEKWLTDDDYTVLQTFLMLNCDTFEPYERMFEEFVMERNPYMSGNDLQILKDQQFAEWVKNYVVQASNTYEFPMWMLDFVQGPQRKYKSWPIYHSRGYCFHTHSHGQDKKTQHYGIQVRGTTDTDYYGLIEEIMMVEYFGSVGLKAMVFKCKWFDTTEGRGIRKHNSGIVDVSPRWQYEKYDPFILSGNCDQVCFIPYPRVRHTSANDWWACTKVMPRGVRETSEDALVALQDDTHNQVVARSVMVRIETYVVEDDSDYESTPNVPANDEYISEDELDEACTDSDSESDSSS
- the LOC125580658 gene encoding uncharacterized protein LOC125580658, which codes for MSDAHWATMVEKYNTEQAKKKSAKAAKSRKSAPVGKKMHKHGAGPRCFLNIQYNMMVDEGLDEPPSYTALARKTHTGKDGSFLDERTEELVLEVEEAVEEMLQDGSPHGDSQTDSTAASNAKRYLLNQEYIKRGKTKKGTIYGLDSAQYKNSSPSVPIPVSLKRNLDVDMRMSGFETTISEVKEDIAGVKEDFTALKTEINAFKTEVTGGMSASQATLNIILQTLQSQASTPASTAQPFQPQAQPQAPVQSHHQPQPQAQSTAPPQHLSTNTHSDLDRWCQELDM